The following coding sequences are from one Methanofollis sp. window:
- a CDS encoding molybdenum cofactor biosynthesis protein MoaE, with translation MVGITSSEIDTSAPMRSSSAALAGSVVTYVGRVRAEEGATGLSIEADVEQATKSLKSIREEAVRRFGLSCADVVHRIGEVTVGDVVLLVAAGAPERDVAFEACTYIVEAVKEQNIIRKRALLAA, from the coding sequence ATGGTCGGGATCACAAGCAGCGAGATCGACACCAGTGCACCGATGAGATCATCGAGCGCCGCTCTGGCAGGTTCGGTCGTCACCTATGTCGGCCGGGTGCGGGCCGAGGAGGGCGCCACCGGGCTTTCGATCGAGGCGGATGTCGAGCAGGCGACGAAGAGCCTGAAATCGATCCGGGAAGAGGCGGTCAGGCGTTTCGGGCTGAGTTGTGCAGATGTCGTGCATAGGATCGGCGAGGTCACTGTCGGTGACGTGGTCCTTCTGGTGGCCGCGGGCGCACCGGAGAGGGACGTGGCCTTTGAGGCGTGCACGTACATCGTCGAGGCGGTGAAAGAACAAAATATCATCAGGAAAAGGGCACTGCTCGCAGCCTGA
- a CDS encoding bifunctional 5,6,7,8-tetrahydromethanopterin hydro-lyase/3-hexulose-6-phosphate synthase → MYLIGEALVGTGAELAHIDLVMGDKQGPVGMAFANSISQLSAGHTPLLAVIRPNLLTKPVTLIIPKVTMKKGEQVNEMFGPAQAAVAKAVADSVEEGVFEGIDLEETVILASVFIAPEAKDYNKIYRSNYGATKLAIRRALQKFPDTETLLFEKDRSTHAVMGFKVQRLWNPPYLQVAMDLVDMKRVEEVLTAVPENDHVVFEAGTPLIKQFGLSVLGEIRKIRPTAFIIADLKTLDTGNLEARMASDAGADAVVISGLAPNATIEKAIEETKKTGIYSVIDMLNVKDPVALIASLKVKPDIVELHRAIDTEGQEYSWGNIPEIKKAAGGKLLVATAGGVRAEVVPKAIASGADILVVGRAITASKDIHRAAEEVLSRMNSEEIDQFRVMTDF, encoded by the coding sequence ATGTATCTTATAGGTGAAGCTCTTGTAGGAACCGGCGCGGAACTCGCGCACATCGACCTTGTCATGGGGGACAAGCAGGGTCCGGTCGGGATGGCCTTTGCAAACAGCATTTCTCAGCTCTCTGCAGGTCACACCCCGCTCCTTGCGGTCATCCGCCCGAACCTGCTCACCAAGCCTGTCACCCTCATCATCCCGAAGGTGACGATGAAGAAGGGCGAGCAGGTGAACGAGATGTTCGGTCCGGCCCAGGCCGCCGTCGCGAAGGCCGTCGCCGACTCTGTTGAGGAAGGCGTCTTCGAGGGTATCGACCTTGAAGAGACGGTCATCCTTGCGTCGGTCTTCATTGCACCCGAGGCAAAGGACTACAACAAGATCTACCGCTCCAACTACGGCGCAACCAAGCTTGCGATCCGCCGCGCTCTCCAGAAGTTCCCTGACACCGAGACCCTTCTCTTCGAGAAGGACCGGTCCACCCATGCGGTCATGGGCTTCAAGGTGCAGCGCCTCTGGAACCCGCCGTACCTCCAGGTCGCTATGGACCTTGTGGACATGAAGAGGGTCGAGGAAGTGCTCACTGCGGTTCCTGAGAACGATCATGTCGTCTTCGAGGCAGGCACGCCCCTGATCAAGCAGTTCGGGCTGAGTGTCCTCGGCGAGATCAGGAAGATCCGCCCGACTGCGTTCATCATCGCCGACCTCAAGACCCTGGACACCGGCAACCTCGAAGCACGGATGGCCTCAGACGCCGGTGCCGACGCCGTCGTCATCTCCGGCCTCGCACCGAACGCCACCATAGAGAAGGCGATCGAAGAGACGAAGAAGACCGGCATCTACTCGGTCATCGACATGCTCAATGTCAAGGACCCGGTTGCCCTCATCGCCTCCCTGAAGGTCAAGCCCGACATCGTGGAACTCCACCGCGCCATCGACACCGAGGGGCAGGAGTACTCCTGGGGCAACATCCCGGAGATCAAGAAGGCCGCGGGCGGCAAGCTCCTTGTCGCAACCGCCGGAGGGGTCAGGGCGGAAGTCGTGCCGAAGGCGATTGCATCGGGCGCCGACATCCTTGTCGTCGGCCGTGCAATCACCGCAAGCAAGGACATCCACCGGGCTGCCGAGGAGGTCCTCAGCAGGATGAACTCCGAGGAAATCGATCAGTTCCGTGTGATGACTGATTTCTAA
- a CDS encoding metallophosphoesterase: MRILALSDIAWGRRENGLSSHQLIDNTYLRSMIDGISPDVVVFAGDNIYDSGSTGNVDDIKEFITVLSYLESKERYAIIIEGNHDNTYDNYYKILKKIQNSQYIFELSLKQKVIQGVHFWGVPYGAERQEAELTKQNIDIVIAHPEYSNRTWLLDINTQFVVCGHFDNCLTDIQGQALVSLNCSPFSYAVIDWQNGYQKITYCYRRMGKSCNIQLLRKEGHFCQIVYDNSKVARQLLEGAEDLPYSRMIEELRKAKKEIKTLDQTGQIELLNHLIKLGIPKTHIERYIGKKRLLYRYKQ, from the coding sequence TTGCGAATCTTAGCGTTGAGTGACATCGCGTGGGGAAGAAGGGAAAATGGTCTGTCAAGCCATCAACTAATTGACAATACTTATCTTCGGAGTATGATTGACGGCATTAGTCCCGATGTCGTTGTATTTGCCGGGGACAACATATACGATAGCGGTTCTACGGGCAATGTAGATGATATTAAAGAATTTATAACGGTGCTCTCGTACCTAGAGTCGAAAGAAAGATATGCTATCATCATTGAGGGAAACCACGATAACACATATGACAACTACTACAAAATCCTAAAAAAAATCCAGAACAGCCAATATATCTTTGAACTATCCTTAAAACAGAAAGTCATTCAGGGAGTTCATTTTTGGGGAGTTCCCTACGGTGCAGAAAGACAGGAAGCTGAATTAACTAAGCAAAATATCGATATCGTCATCGCACATCCAGAGTATTCAAATAGGACATGGTTACTCGACATAAACACTCAATTTGTGGTGTGTGGTCACTTTGATAATTGCCTTACAGACATTCAAGGTCAGGCTCTTGTTTCGCTTAACTGCTCTCCGTTTTCATATGCTGTTATCGATTGGCAAAATGGCTATCAAAAGATCACGTACTGTTATCGCCGCATGGGAAAAAGTTGCAACATCCAGCTTCTGCGAAAAGAAGGACATTTTTGTCAGATCGTGTATGACAATTCAAAAGTTGCGAGGCAACTGCTAGAGGGGGCTGAAGATCTTCCATACTCAAGGATGATCGAAGAATTGCGGAAGGCAAAGAAAGAAATTAAGACACTGGATCAGACAGGGCAAATCGAGTTGCTGAATCACCTCATTAAACTAGGAATCCCGAAAACTCATATCGAGCGGTATATTGGGAAGAAGCGATTGCTGTACAGGTATAAGCAATAA
- a CDS encoding YkvA family protein yields MLSIEQLKQHAQNVKVDVYALYLARGDPRIPWYAKGVLVLTVTYALSPIDLVPDFIPVLGYLDDLILVPAGIACAVRLMPPDVLEEYRERAKTEDRSVHIHGWTGLIIVVLIWLFVLSVVLILVVRAM; encoded by the coding sequence ATGCTCTCCATTGAACAACTGAAACAGCATGCACAGAATGTGAAAGTTGATGTTTATGCACTGTATCTCGCCCGTGGAGACCCACGCATCCCCTGGTATGCGAAGGGAGTTCTGGTGCTGACCGTCACATATGCATTGAGCCCGATTGATCTGGTCCCTGATTTCATTCCTGTCCTTGGTTATCTGGACGACCTGATCCTCGTCCCGGCCGGGATCGCATGTGCAGTCCGACTGATGCCGCCCGATGTGCTTGAAGAGTATAGAGAACGTGCGAAAACCGAAGACAGGTCGGTGCATATTCACGGATGGACCGGGCTCATTATCGTCGTACTCATCTGGCTGTTCGTACTCTCTGTCGTGCTGATACTGGTCGTCCGGGCCATGTAA
- a CDS encoding MTAP family purine nucleoside phosphorylase — protein MLGIIGGTSLLYCNLPRLEKRTVWTPYGPAEVMAGDIAIMLRHQGGRPPHRINYRAEAAALALSGVDRIVSFGSVGSLKAEIPPGTVVIPTDYLSLTDIPSFHDHAIEHVMPALDEGLVQKLSEAIPTAQVGGVYAQTRGPRIETVAEVRGLAKVADVVGMTVASEATLARELGIPVAAVCTVDNYANGLSDEVLTYEHILATSKKYAHRTEDLVESIVRVCGSD, from the coding sequence ATGCTCGGGATCATCGGTGGCACCAGTCTTCTCTACTGCAACCTCCCGAGACTCGAAAAAAGGACTGTCTGGACACCATATGGCCCGGCAGAGGTGATGGCGGGGGATATCGCCATCATGCTCCGCCACCAGGGGGGGAGGCCGCCGCACCGGATCAACTACCGGGCAGAGGCCGCGGCCCTTGCACTCTCCGGCGTGGACAGGATCGTCTCTTTCGGCTCGGTCGGTTCCCTGAAGGCGGAGATCCCGCCCGGGACAGTGGTTATTCCGACAGACTATCTCAGCCTCACCGATATCCCGTCCTTCCATGACCATGCCATCGAGCATGTGATGCCTGCCCTCGACGAGGGCCTTGTCCAGAAACTTTCGGAGGCCATCCCGACGGCGCAGGTTGGGGGGGTGTACGCCCAGACACGGGGGCCGCGGATCGAGACGGTCGCGGAGGTGCGCGGCCTTGCGAAGGTCGCCGACGTCGTCGGCATGACCGTCGCGAGCGAGGCGACCCTGGCGCGGGAACTCGGCATCCCGGTCGCCGCAGTCTGCACCGTGGACAATTATGCGAATGGATTATCTGACGAGGTGCTGACCTACGAACACATCCTCGCCACCTCGAAGAAATACGCGCACAGGACCGAGGACCTGGTCGAATCGATCGTGCGGGTTTGTGGAAGTGACTGA
- a CDS encoding nicotinate phosphoribosyltransferase — protein sequence MSRFHIVDDDTIARGECTDIYFARCEEVLAKEGKNPLVTMEVTTVGMPYDRGVFCGLDDAMSLLEGVPVDVEAMPEGSVFLPREPVMRITGRYRDFGRYETALLGFLCHASGIATAAAHVKEAAGDRAVYSFGSRRQHPAIAEMIERSAWIGGVDGVSNTAAPDGMPIVGTMPHAFVMCHATPEEAWVAFDRHSAPAVPRLMLCDTFGDEKEECLKAAELGFTRAVRLDTPRSRRGNMRAILEEVRWELDSHGHEDVGIFLSGGVTEEDIRAYRDLVDAFGVGGAIANAPVIDFSLDIVEIEGKSCAKRGKWSGVKQVYLLPGGGRAILPAGAHAPEGAVPLLKPVMRRGQAVGGTDMAKARARVLADLAVMARSA from the coding sequence ATGAGCAGATTCCATATCGTCGATGACGACACGATTGCCCGGGGGGAGTGCACGGACATCTACTTCGCCAGGTGCGAGGAGGTCCTTGCAAAGGAGGGGAAGAACCCGCTGGTGACGATGGAGGTCACCACCGTCGGGATGCCGTACGACCGGGGGGTCTTCTGCGGCCTCGACGACGCCATGTCCCTCCTCGAAGGGGTGCCGGTGGACGTCGAAGCCATGCCTGAGGGGAGTGTGTTTCTCCCGCGCGAACCGGTGATGCGTATCACCGGGCGGTACCGCGACTTCGGGCGGTACGAGACGGCCCTCCTCGGCTTTCTCTGCCATGCCTCGGGGATCGCAACCGCCGCCGCGCATGTCAAGGAGGCGGCGGGCGACCGCGCGGTCTACTCCTTCGGGTCGCGCCGGCAGCACCCGGCGATCGCAGAGATGATCGAGCGTTCGGCCTGGATAGGTGGTGTCGACGGCGTCTCGAACACCGCGGCGCCCGACGGCATGCCGATCGTCGGCACGATGCCGCACGCCTTTGTGATGTGCCATGCCACGCCTGAAGAGGCCTGGGTCGCCTTCGACCGCCACTCCGCACCCGCGGTGCCGCGCCTGATGCTCTGCGACACCTTCGGCGACGAGAAGGAGGAGTGCCTGAAGGCGGCCGAACTCGGCTTCACCAGGGCCGTCCGCCTGGACACGCCGCGCTCCCGCCGGGGGAATATGCGCGCGATCCTCGAAGAGGTGCGCTGGGAACTCGACAGCCACGGCCACGAGGACGTGGGCATCTTCCTCTCCGGCGGCGTCACGGAGGAGGACATCCGTGCCTACCGCGACCTGGTAGACGCCTTCGGTGTCGGCGGGGCGATCGCCAATGCACCGGTGATCGACTTCTCCCTGGACATTGTCGAGATCGAGGGGAAGAGTTGCGCGAAGCGGGGGAAATGGAGCGGGGTCAAGCAGGTCTACCTTCTCCCCGGCGGCGGGCGGGCGATCCTGCCAGCGGGCGCGCACGCACCTGAAGGAGCGGTACCGCTCCTCAAACCGGTCATGCGGCGCGGTCAGGCGGTCGGGGGCACCGACATGGCGAAGGCGCGGGCGCGCGTCCTCGCAGATCTTGCCGTCATGGCACGATCCGCATGA
- a CDS encoding AMP-binding protein, with protein MATGSYACGHSAMSLMGETIGAMLNRIATQYPDNEALVSVHQNIRWTYREFLLQVNSLARGLMALGVERGDRVAIWAMNYAEWTMTQFATAKIGAILVNINPDYRVFELEYALKQAEVSTLIVQGRFKTSDYVGMVYEACPEAIEARPGRVSSEKFPFLRNIIFMGDIPYNGMFSWDEVLQKGDAISPDELEEREETLNFDDAINIQYTSGTTGFPKGVVLTHHGVMNNGYIIGEGMKFTEKDRLCIPVPFYHCFGMVLSNMASVTHGTTMVIPAPAFNAETVLKTIQNERCTAVHGVPTMFIAELSHPDFKKYDYSTLRTGIMAGSPCPIEVMKQVNSLMNMRDIVIVYGQTELSPGITMTTVNDPLERRVTTVGRPFPHTEIKIIDPNTKRIVPHGEIGEICARGYMAMKCYYNNPSATRATLDQNGWLHTGDLGVMDEEGYVKMSGRLKEMVIRGGENIYPREIEEFLHHHPKIADAYVIGVPDEKYGEELMAWVKPKNGQTLTKEEIVEFCTGQIARFKIPRYYKFVDSFPMSVTGKIQKFKMREMAIPELGLEGASKIQTA; from the coding sequence ATGGCTACGGGCAGTTATGCATGCGGACACTCGGCAATGTCGCTGATGGGGGAGACCATCGGCGCCATGCTGAACCGGATTGCCACCCAGTACCCGGACAACGAAGCCCTGGTATCGGTGCACCAGAACATCCGCTGGACATACAGGGAGTTCCTTCTTCAGGTAAACTCTCTTGCACGTGGCCTTATGGCGCTCGGCGTCGAGCGCGGGGACAGGGTTGCGATCTGGGCGATGAACTACGCAGAGTGGACGATGACCCAGTTCGCGACCGCAAAGATCGGCGCCATTCTGGTGAACATCAACCCCGACTACCGTGTCTTCGAACTCGAATACGCGCTGAAGCAGGCGGAAGTCTCGACCCTCATCGTGCAGGGGCGTTTCAAGACCTCCGACTATGTCGGCATGGTCTACGAGGCCTGCCCCGAGGCGATCGAGGCGCGGCCCGGCAGAGTTTCCTCGGAGAAGTTCCCATTCCTCCGAAACATCATCTTCATGGGCGACATCCCGTACAACGGCATGTTCTCCTGGGACGAGGTGCTCCAGAAAGGGGATGCGATCAGCCCCGACGAACTGGAGGAACGCGAGGAGACCCTCAACTTCGACGATGCCATCAACATCCAGTACACGAGCGGGACGACCGGTTTCCCGAAGGGCGTCGTCCTCACTCACCACGGCGTCATGAACAACGGCTACATCATCGGCGAGGGGATGAAGTTCACCGAGAAGGACCGCCTCTGCATCCCTGTGCCCTTCTACCACTGCTTCGGCATGGTCCTCTCAAACATGGCCTCGGTCACCCACGGCACGACGATGGTCATCCCTGCCCCGGCCTTCAATGCCGAGACTGTCCTGAAGACGATCCAGAACGAGCGGTGCACCGCCGTCCACGGCGTGCCGACGATGTTCATCGCCGAACTCTCCCACCCGGACTTTAAGAAATACGATTACTCCACCCTGCGCACCGGGATCATGGCCGGTTCCCCCTGCCCGATCGAGGTGATGAAGCAGGTCAACAGCCTCATGAATATGCGGGACATCGTCATCGTCTACGGGCAGACCGAACTCTCGCCCGGTATCACCATGACGACGGTGAACGACCCCCTGGAGCGCAGGGTCACGACCGTCGGCAGGCCATTCCCGCACACCGAGATCAAGATCATCGACCCGAACACAAAGAGGATCGTCCCCCACGGCGAGATCGGCGAGATCTGCGCACGCGGTTATATGGCGATGAAGTGCTACTACAACAATCCCTCGGCCACCCGCGCCACCCTGGACCAGAACGGCTGGCTCCACACCGGCGACCTCGGCGTGATGGACGAGGAGGGGTACGTGAAGATGTCCGGGCGCCTGAAGGAGATGGTGATCCGGGGCGGCGAGAACATCTACCCGAGAGAGATCGAGGAGTTCCTCCACCACCACCCGAAGATCGCCGACGCCTATGTGATCGGCGTGCCCGACGAGAAGTACGGCGAGGAACTGATGGCCTGGGTGAAGCCGAAGAACGGGCAGACCCTCACGAAGGAGGAGATCGTCGAGTTCTGCACCGGCCAGATCGCCCGCTTCAAGATCCCGCGGTACTACAAGTTCGTGGACAGTTTCCCGATGTCTGTCACCGGCAAGATCCAGAAGTTCAAGATGCGCGAGATGGCGATCCCCGAACTCGGCCTCGAAGGGGCCTCGAAGATCCAGACTGCCTGA
- a CDS encoding response regulator receiver protein encodes MPADKRKKELLALFQDITSKTEIVEPMKKIHGSLRDRDAVGREVALIMREILDLGFFQTKLSPRQLATLVISFNEERNDTEIARELGNEKLAKTVARARVRLKLFRDSDFDMPFDRKYLSELVASEKTMNEISALLGISSSSLREYRHVIAMEEDATLDPFLERIKDVLEDRDLTEQMTRGLVNDGLSEAIDATEAELIDVT; translated from the coding sequence ATGCCTGCAGACAAGAGAAAAAAGGAACTCCTTGCACTCTTCCAGGACATCACCAGCAAGACGGAGATAGTCGAGCCGATGAAGAAGATCCATGGGAGTCTCAGGGACCGCGATGCGGTTGGTCGCGAGGTCGCACTGATCATGCGCGAGATTCTGGATCTGGGGTTCTTCCAGACCAAACTCTCCCCCCGTCAGCTTGCGACTCTGGTCATCTCCTTCAATGAAGAGAGAAACGACACCGAAATCGCGCGTGAACTCGGCAATGAGAAACTTGCAAAGACTGTGGCGCGGGCACGCGTGAGGCTGAAGCTCTTCAGGGACTCGGACTTCGACATGCCTTTCGACCGGAAGTACCTCTCTGAACTGGTCGCATCGGAGAAGACGATGAACGAGATCTCGGCACTCCTCGGGATCAGCTCCTCGTCCCTCAGGGAATACCGGCACGTGATCGCCATGGAAGAGGACGCAACGCTCGACCCCTTCCTGGAGCGGATCAAGGACGTCCTCGAAGACCGCGACCTCACCGAGCAGATGACTCGCGGCCTCGTCAATGACGGCCTTTCGGAAGCGATCGACGCGACCGAGGCCGAACTGATCGACGTTACCTGA
- a CDS encoding amidohydrolase family protein — translation MSDTERSVLIRDVELNGARVNIRVENGRFAAIGEKAGGEADRIVDGGGAVALPGLYNTHTHAAMTLLRGYADDMPLQQWLSEKIWPLEAHLTADDVYWGTKLACLEMIRSGTVGFNDMYFFMEEAARAVDEMGMKAQLSYGFIDLFDEEKREKEIHATEKLVARIKGMNNPRIRAAVGPHAVYTVSEEGLHWCAEFSRQQNVGLHIHLAETEQEVHDCVEKTGMRPAALLDRCGCLTPRTVAAHCCWLDSDDCTLLGDRGVFASHNPTSNMKLAVHRAMPYEWLKARGAGVTLGTDGCASNNNLDMFEEMKFAALLQKFYWNSQTLLPASEAFQMATANGAAALGFEGGVIAEGAPADLVLLDRRAVCNTPLYNPVSNAVYACSGAAVTTVLCNGRVLMEDRRIPGEAEIINGAQKAAEGLIARKQAEE, via the coding sequence ATGAGTGATACGGAAAGAAGCGTGCTCATCAGGGATGTTGAGCTCAATGGAGCGCGGGTGAATATCAGGGTCGAGAACGGGCGTTTCGCCGCGATCGGGGAGAAGGCCGGCGGCGAGGCCGACAGGATCGTCGACGGCGGCGGTGCTGTCGCCCTGCCGGGCCTGTACAACACCCACACTCATGCGGCGATGACCCTGCTGCGCGGCTATGCCGACGACATGCCCCTCCAGCAGTGGCTGTCCGAGAAGATCTGGCCCCTTGAGGCGCACCTGACAGCTGATGACGTGTACTGGGGAACGAAGCTCGCCTGCCTGGAGATGATCAGGTCGGGGACAGTCGGCTTCAATGACATGTACTTCTTCATGGAGGAGGCGGCCCGCGCCGTGGACGAGATGGGCATGAAGGCCCAGCTCTCGTACGGGTTCATCGACCTCTTCGACGAGGAGAAGAGAGAGAAAGAGATCCACGCGACAGAGAAACTCGTCGCCCGGATCAAGGGAATGAACAACCCGCGGATCAGGGCGGCCGTCGGCCCCCATGCCGTGTACACGGTCTCCGAGGAGGGGCTGCACTGGTGCGCTGAGTTCTCCCGGCAGCAGAACGTCGGTCTCCACATCCACCTTGCCGAGACAGAGCAGGAGGTGCACGACTGTGTCGAGAAGACCGGCATGCGCCCGGCGGCCTTGCTTGATCGGTGCGGCTGCCTGACGCCCCGCACGGTCGCGGCCCACTGCTGCTGGCTCGATTCCGACGACTGCACTCTTCTTGGCGACCGCGGTGTCTTCGCCTCCCACAACCCGACAAGCAACATGAAGCTTGCAGTCCACCGCGCGATGCCGTACGAGTGGCTGAAGGCGCGGGGCGCCGGCGTCACCCTGGGCACAGACGGGTGCGCCTCGAACAACAACCTCGACATGTTCGAGGAGATGAAGTTCGCCGCCCTGCTCCAGAAGTTCTACTGGAACTCGCAGACCCTCCTCCCGGCGTCCGAGGCCTTCCAGATGGCGACGGCAAACGGTGCCGCGGCCCTGGGATTCGAGGGCGGCGTCATCGCCGAGGGCGCGCCGGCAGACCTCGTCCTCCTCGACCGCCGTGCGGTCTGCAACACCCCGCTGTACAACCCGGTCTCGAACGCGGTCTATGCCTGCTCTGGCGCCGCAGTGACAACGGTGCTCTGCAATGGCCGGGTTCTCATGGAGGACCGCCGCATCCCCGGCGAGGCCGAGATCATCAATGGTGCGCAGAAGGCGGCAGAAGGGCTGATCGCCCGGAAGCAGGCCGAAGAATAA
- a CDS encoding aldolase: MPYTLRLISIEEKEDLAARYAAQVRYEIKSDIYGCCIKLLTGDRSVKERWEENFFFISQSIRSHGRLYVLRDPAASKDTVFYDPATRTAFLLNVTYYGWVKSLALSVAGDTLEDEHGIASIHGACIDADGRGCCILGASGAGKTTQTYGLLRDPRVRVVADDWSFARIFGDEVFAYGSEKNFYIRADLATIWPEYTDLVARADFDAEGRAVVDLRSVIGKGRILPMTTIRTVVLLHRDPEEAQTVTARNPGTALDVLAAAGYYNPHLLVRTPFKENLRRRFFAALLGAARVYVVNTTGTPEETQGMLRGIVFGE, translated from the coding sequence ATGCCCTACACCCTCAGGCTGATCTCCATCGAGGAGAAGGAGGATCTGGCGGCACGGTACGCCGCACAGGTCAGGTACGAGATCAAGTCCGACATCTACGGCTGCTGTATCAAACTTCTCACCGGCGACCGCAGTGTCAAGGAGCGCTGGGAGGAGAATTTCTTCTTCATCTCCCAGTCGATCCGCTCCCATGGCCGCCTCTATGTCCTCCGCGATCCGGCGGCCTCGAAAGACACGGTCTTCTATGACCCGGCGACGAGAACGGCGTTCCTCCTCAATGTCACCTACTATGGCTGGGTGAAGTCCCTTGCCCTCTCTGTGGCAGGCGACACCCTGGAGGACGAGCACGGGATCGCCTCCATCCACGGCGCCTGCATCGACGCCGACGGCCGGGGGTGCTGCATCCTCGGGGCGTCGGGCGCGGGCAAGACCACCCAGACGTATGGTCTCCTTCGCGACCCGCGGGTGCGGGTGGTCGCCGACGACTGGTCTTTCGCCCGCATCTTCGGGGACGAGGTCTTTGCCTATGGTTCTGAGAAGAACTTCTACATCAGGGCCGACCTCGCCACCATCTGGCCGGAATATACCGACCTCGTCGCCCGCGCCGATTTCGACGCGGAGGGCCGCGCCGTCGTGGACCTGAGGTCTGTCATCGGGAAGGGGCGCATCCTCCCGATGACCACGATCCGAACAGTCGTCCTCCTCCACCGCGATCCCGAAGAGGCGCAGACGGTCACGGCCCGCAATCCCGGCACCGCCCTTGACGTGCTCGCGGCTGCGGGCTACTACAACCCCCACCTCCTTGTCAGGACGCCCTTCAAGGAAAATCTCCGGAGGCGATTCTTTGCAGCGCTGCTGGGGGCGGCGCGGGTCTATGTCGTCAACACGACCGGCACGCCCGAGGAGACGCAGGGGATGCTGCGCGGGATCGTCTTCGGGGAGTAA
- a CDS encoding metal-dependent hydrolase translates to MKITWPGHACFLLEGSKSVLIDPFVPSGPIRAAPDIVAVTHGHADHLGEAVRFGKPTVAMNEIAKYLREQGVPAEPMNIGGTIEVEGVSFTMTPALHSSWLEAAGGGYYGGVAAGFVVRMDGVSVYHAGDTGLFSDMKLVHDLYHPDVALLPVGGRYTMGPEEAMLAAEFVGAPTVIPMHYNSFPVIEQDLTGFKAAIERTTDMKVVILEPGGSVEVGEENRR, encoded by the coding sequence ATGAAGATCACGTGGCCTGGCCATGCCTGCTTCCTCCTTGAGGGCAGCAAGAGTGTATTGATCGATCCGTTCGTGCCGTCCGGTCCGATCCGGGCCGCACCCGATATTGTGGCAGTGACACACGGCCATGCCGACCACCTGGGCGAGGCCGTGCGTTTCGGAAAGCCGACCGTGGCGATGAACGAGATCGCGAAGTACCTGCGGGAGCAGGGCGTGCCCGCGGAGCCGATGAACATCGGCGGCACGATCGAGGTGGAGGGCGTCTCTTTCACGATGACGCCGGCGCTCCACTCCTCCTGGCTGGAGGCGGCGGGCGGCGGCTATTACGGCGGCGTGGCCGCCGGGTTTGTTGTCAGGATGGACGGCGTCAGCGTCTATCACGCGGGGGACACCGGCCTCTTCTCAGACATGAAACTCGTCCACGACCTCTACCACCCTGACGTCGCCCTCCTCCCTGTGGGGGGACGGTACACGATGGGGCCAGAGGAGGCGATGCTGGCCGCGGAGTTCGTCGGTGCGCCGACGGTCATCCCGATGCACTACAACTCCTTTCCGGTGATCGAGCAGGACCTCACCGGCTTCAAGGCGGCGATCGAGAGGACGACCGACATGAAGGTCGTCATCCTCGAACCGGGTGGGAGCGTCGAGGTGGGGGAGGAGAACAGACGCTGA